One part of the Luteibacter yeojuensis genome encodes these proteins:
- a CDS encoding GNAT family N-acetyltransferase: MALAIRDVREHDLDAVLALNNAAGTGILATDLDRLRHLYEIAHYFRVAEQDGRILGFLIAMRQDADYASQNFRWFQAHYESFVYIDRIVIASQSRGHGLGRIFYCDVQSYAEVRVPLLTCEVFLEPRNDQTVLFHGTMGFQEVGQQKMEEGPKVSLLARELPSFPFVRERYLEHGGLPKVEWLAERQRPIDGVGAAA; the protein is encoded by the coding sequence ATGGCCCTTGCCATCCGCGACGTGCGCGAGCACGACCTGGATGCCGTGCTGGCACTCAACAATGCCGCAGGCACGGGCATCCTCGCCACGGACCTCGACCGGCTGCGTCACCTGTACGAGATCGCCCACTATTTCCGCGTAGCCGAGCAGGACGGTCGCATCCTCGGCTTCCTCATCGCGATGCGCCAGGACGCCGATTACGCCAGCCAGAATTTCCGCTGGTTCCAGGCCCATTACGAAAGCTTCGTGTATATCGATCGCATCGTGATCGCGTCGCAGTCGCGCGGCCACGGCCTGGGCCGGATCTTTTATTGCGATGTACAGAGCTATGCAGAGGTACGCGTGCCGCTTTTGACCTGCGAGGTGTTCCTCGAACCCCGCAACGACCAGACCGTGCTCTTCCACGGCACCATGGGTTTCCAGGAAGTGGGCCAGCAGAAGATGGAAGAAGGCCCCAAGGTGAGCCTGCTCGCCCGCGAGCTGCCCAGCTTCCCCTTCGTTCGCGAGCGTTACCTCGAGCACGGCGGCCTGCCGAAGGTCGAGTGGCTGGCCGAACGCCAACGTCCCATCGACGGTGTGGGAGCCGCCGCATGA
- the minC gene encoding septum site-determining protein MinC, translating into MSARAESLEAACDLRFGQVGIACVRLRRVDAAALVEELERRVRSAPQMFTRAAVVLDLSHLPKLPDDGMVDALLEAIRSAGMLPVGLAYGTSETEALAERMGLPLIAKFRAQYEPAQGEAAAPAPAREPASARAAAPLADDTAGNGIATAQHHSGSTVRSGQQVYARDRDLVVTAGVANGAEVIADGSIHVYGSLRGRAMAGAQGDESARIFCSDFRAELVAIAGHYRVFEDMPREFEGQPVQCWLDNGKLMIARL; encoded by the coding sequence ATGAGCGCCCGCGCCGAATCCCTCGAGGCCGCCTGCGACCTGCGCTTCGGCCAGGTGGGCATCGCCTGCGTGCGCCTGCGCCGGGTCGATGCCGCCGCGCTGGTGGAAGAACTGGAGCGCCGCGTGCGCTCCGCCCCGCAGATGTTCACGCGCGCGGCGGTGGTGCTCGACCTCTCGCACCTCCCGAAGCTGCCCGACGACGGCATGGTCGACGCACTGCTCGAAGCCATCCGCAGCGCCGGCATGCTGCCGGTCGGCCTCGCCTACGGCACCAGCGAAACCGAAGCCCTCGCCGAACGCATGGGCCTGCCCCTCATCGCCAAGTTCCGCGCCCAGTACGAACCGGCGCAGGGCGAGGCCGCCGCACCGGCGCCCGCGCGGGAACCCGCGTCGGCGCGCGCAGCCGCGCCGCTCGCCGACGACACTGCCGGCAACGGCATCGCGACCGCCCAGCATCACTCGGGCAGCACCGTGCGCTCGGGCCAGCAGGTGTATGCGCGCGACCGCGACCTCGTCGTCACGGCCGGCGTCGCCAATGGCGCCGAGGTCATCGCCGACGGCTCGATCCACGTTTACGGAAGCCTGCGCGGCCGCGCCATGGCCGGCGCGCAGGGTGACGAATCGGCACGCATCTTCTGCTCCGACTTCCGCGCCGAACTCGTCGCGATCGCCGGGCACTACCGCGTGTTCGAAGACATGCCCAGGGAATTCGAAGGCCAGCCCGTACAGTGCTGGCTCGACAATGGAAAACTCATGATCGCGCGACTCTAA
- the minD gene encoding septum site-determining protein MinD, whose translation MTEIIVVTSGKGGVGKTTTSASLATGLAMQGKKVAVIDFDVGLRNLDLIMGCERRVVYDFVNVVHGEAALKQALIKDKRHENLFVLAASQTRDKDALTQEGVEKVLDDLVKEGFDYVVCDSPAGIEKGAHLAMYFADHAVVVVNPEVSSVRDSDRILGLLASKTRRAEKGEGPVQQHLLLTRYNPNRVEAGEMLSVKDVEEILGISVVGVIPESENVLAASNAGVPVILDDDSNAGAAYKDTVARILGEERPLRFLEPVKKGFLKRVFGG comes from the coding sequence TTGACTGAAATCATCGTCGTCACCTCCGGCAAAGGCGGAGTCGGCAAGACCACCACCAGCGCCTCCCTCGCGACCGGCCTCGCCATGCAGGGCAAGAAGGTCGCCGTCATCGACTTCGACGTCGGCCTGCGCAACCTCGACCTCATCATGGGGTGCGAGCGGCGCGTGGTGTACGACTTCGTCAACGTCGTGCACGGCGAAGCCGCGCTCAAGCAGGCGCTGATCAAGGACAAGCGGCACGAAAACCTGTTCGTGCTCGCCGCCTCGCAAACCCGCGACAAGGATGCCCTCACCCAGGAAGGCGTCGAGAAGGTACTCGACGATCTGGTGAAGGAAGGTTTCGACTACGTTGTCTGCGACTCCCCCGCCGGCATCGAGAAGGGCGCACACCTGGCGATGTACTTCGCCGACCATGCCGTGGTCGTGGTGAACCCGGAGGTGTCCTCCGTGCGCGACTCCGACCGCATCCTCGGCCTGCTCGCGAGCAAGACCCGCCGCGCCGAGAAGGGCGAGGGTCCGGTGCAACAGCACCTGCTGCTCACGCGCTACAACCCGAATCGCGTCGAAGCCGGCGAGATGCTCAGCGTGAAGGACGTCGAGGAAATCCTCGGCATCTCCGTCGTCGGCGTCATTCCGGAATCGGAAAACGTGCTCGCCGCATCGAATGCCGGCGTGCCGGTGATCCTCGACGACGACTCGAACGCCGGCGCGGCGTACAAGGACACCGTGGCCCGCATCCTCGGCGAAGAGCGCCCCCTGCGCTTCCTCGAGCCGGTCAAGAAGGGCTTCCTCAAGCGCGTCTTCGGAGGTTGA
- the minE gene encoding cell division topological specificity factor MinE translates to MGILDFLKRKPEPSAGVAKERLRIIVAQERSTRGGPDYLPLLRNELLEVIRKYVNVDVEAVNINLERDSGHEVLELSVALPDGKPAASAG, encoded by the coding sequence ATGGGTATCCTCGATTTCCTGAAGCGCAAGCCCGAGCCGAGCGCCGGCGTCGCCAAGGAGCGCCTGCGCATCATCGTCGCCCAGGAGCGCTCGACGCGCGGCGGCCCCGACTACCTGCCGCTGCTGCGCAACGAGCTGCTGGAAGTCATCCGCAAGTACGTCAACGTCGACGTCGAGGCCGTGAACATCAACCTCGAGCGCGATAGCGGCCACGAGGTGCTGGAGCTGTCCGTCGCCCTGCCCGACGGCAAGCCGGCCGCCTCGGCGGGTTGA